A section of the Oryza sativa Japonica Group chromosome 1, ASM3414082v1 genome encodes:
- the LOC4327920 gene encoding 70 kDa peptidyl-prolyl isomerase isoform X2 — protein MRGFSMAVSSMQAGEKAVFTIPPELAGTKSRCPVDIPGNIAPNEALRFDIELISLVTITDILDDEGILKKIIKRGLGSDKPCDLDEALVNYNACLEDGMSVSMSEGIEFNLAEGFFCPAFARAVETMTEGEEAVLIVKPEYGFGERGRPSIGDEAGVPPDATLYVYLQLMSWKTVRHIGENGTILKKTLCRGNLEGQQTENEAVVGVRLIGKLQDGAVFDQRGHEGDEPFKFMVDEEQVSEGLEEAVLTMREGEVSLFTIPPHRVQDQLLVVPVGSSVTYEIELVSVVNDKPPRLMSQAETIEAAAEKEKEGDKLFSSSKFLRAYRRYYKARQIILLRFGRGETDEEIKQMLISLTFKAAECANQLQRYEQAYHRYREILEYDPGNVKAREMTGRAFPEASLGIDTAAMHRGLDQPFRPKEEFRVCGGYMTPEFSEMRLKQGHKYHGSINIFVPPIPRPETNANQAVPAAPTGHRLTHSPTTPPGPNNEKRNRSSRVPVAARKGLASCFRCISSDCN, from the exons ATGCGAGGCTTCAGTATGGCTGTTAGCTCAATGCAAGCAGGGGAGAAAGCTGTGTTCACCATCCCTCCAGAATTAGCAGGCACCAAGTCTCGGTGTCCAGTTGATATCCCAGGGAATATTGCCCCCAATGAAGCACTGCGGTTTGATATTGAGCTCATCTCTCTTGTCACCATAACTGACATCCTCGATGATGAAGGCATACTGAAAAAGATCATCAAGCGTGGACTGGGGAGCGATAAGCCTTGTGATTTGGATGAAGCACTTG TGAACTACAATGCTTGCCTGGAGGATGGGATGTCAGTGTCCATGTCTGAAGGTATTGAGTTCAACCTTGCGGAAG GCTTCTTTTGTCCTGCATTTGCACGTGCTGTGgagactatgacagaaggagaGGAAGCTGTTCTCATTGTTAAACCTGAAT ATGGTTTTGGTGAACGGGGTAGACCATCCATAGGGGATGAAGCCGGTGTGCCACCTGATGCAACTCTCTATGTGTACCTTCAATTGATGTCATGGAAAACAGTGAGGCACATTGGAGAGAATGGGACAATCCTCAAGAAAACCCTTTGTAGAGGAAATTTGGAAGGACAGCAGACAGAGAATGAAGCAGTGGTCGGAG TTCGACTGATTGGTAAACTGCAAGATGGGGCTGTATTTGATCAGAGGGGCCACGAAGGAGATGAGCCGTTCAAGTTCATGGTTGACGAAG AGCAGGTTAGCGAAGGCCTAGAGGAAGCTGTTCTTACAATGCGGGAGGGAGAGGTCTCCTTGTTCACCATTCCCCCCCATCGTGTGCAGGATCAACTTTTGGTTGTCCCTGTTGGCTCTTCCGTGACCTACGAAATCGAGCTTGTCTCAGTTGTAAAT GACAAGCCTCCCCGGCTCATGAGTCAAGCAGAGACCATCGAAGCTGCagctgaaaaggaaaaggagggagacaAACTGTTCAGCTCAAGCAAATTTTTGAGAGCTTACAGGAGATATTACAAG GCCAGGCAGATCATACTCCTGCGCTTTGGACGAGGAGAAACAGATGAAGAAATTAAACAAATGTTGATTTCCCTTACCTTCAAAGCTGCTGAGTGCGCGAATCAGCTTCAACGCTATGAACAAGCATACCACCGCTATCGTGAG ATATTGGAGTATGACCCTGGAAATGTGAAAGCACGGGAAATGACAGGGCGGGCATTCCCTGAAGCATCTCTTGGAATAGACACTGCCGCAATGCATAGGGGCTTGGATCAg CCATTTAGGCCGAAAGAAGAGTTTCGCGTGTGCGGCGGCTACATGACCCCGGAGTTCTCTGAGATGAGACTGAAGCAAGGGCATAAATACCATGGAAGTATAAATATTTTTGTCCCTCCTATCCCAAGACCAGAGACCAATGCAAATCAAGCTGTTCCAGCTGCTCCTACAGGCCACAGGCTCACACACAGCCCTACTACACCTCCAGGTCCAAATAATGAGAAAAGAAACAGAAGCAGTCGTGTTCCAGTCGCTGCCAGGAAGGGGCTAGCTTCTTGCTTCAGATGCATCTCTTCAGATTGTAACTGA
- the LOC4327920 gene encoding 70 kDa peptidyl-prolyl isomerase isoform X3: protein MQAGEKAVFTIPPELAGTKSRCPVDIPGNIAPNEALRFDIELISLVTITDILDDEGILKKIIKRGLGSDKPCDLDEALVNYNACLEDGMSVSMSEGIEFNLAEGFFCPAFARAVETMTEGEEAVLIVKPEYGFGERGRPSIGDEAGVPPDATLYVYLQLMSWKTVRHIGENGTILKKTLCRGNLEGQQTENEAVVGVRLIGKLQDGAVFDQRGHEGDEPFKFMVDEEQVSEGLEEAVLTMREGEVSLFTIPPHRVQDQLLVVPVGSSVTYEIELVSVVNDKPPRLMSQAETIEAAAEKEKEGDKLFSSSKFLRAYRRYYKARQIILLRFGRGETDEEIKQMLISLTFKAAECANQLQRYEQAYHRYREILEYDPGNVKAREMTGRAFPEASLGIDTAAMHRGLDQPFRPKEEFRVCGGYMTPEFSEMRLKQGHKYHGSINIFVPPIPRPETNANQAVPAAPTGHRLTHSPTTPPGPNNEKRNRSSRVPVAARKGLASCFRCISSDCN from the exons ATGCAAGCAGGGGAGAAAGCTGTGTTCACCATCCCTCCAGAATTAGCAGGCACCAAGTCTCGGTGTCCAGTTGATATCCCAGGGAATATTGCCCCCAATGAAGCACTGCGGTTTGATATTGAGCTCATCTCTCTTGTCACCATAACTGACATCCTCGATGATGAAGGCATACTGAAAAAGATCATCAAGCGTGGACTGGGGAGCGATAAGCCTTGTGATTTGGATGAAGCACTTG TGAACTACAATGCTTGCCTGGAGGATGGGATGTCAGTGTCCATGTCTGAAGGTATTGAGTTCAACCTTGCGGAAG GCTTCTTTTGTCCTGCATTTGCACGTGCTGTGgagactatgacagaaggagaGGAAGCTGTTCTCATTGTTAAACCTGAAT ATGGTTTTGGTGAACGGGGTAGACCATCCATAGGGGATGAAGCCGGTGTGCCACCTGATGCAACTCTCTATGTGTACCTTCAATTGATGTCATGGAAAACAGTGAGGCACATTGGAGAGAATGGGACAATCCTCAAGAAAACCCTTTGTAGAGGAAATTTGGAAGGACAGCAGACAGAGAATGAAGCAGTGGTCGGAG TTCGACTGATTGGTAAACTGCAAGATGGGGCTGTATTTGATCAGAGGGGCCACGAAGGAGATGAGCCGTTCAAGTTCATGGTTGACGAAG AGCAGGTTAGCGAAGGCCTAGAGGAAGCTGTTCTTACAATGCGGGAGGGAGAGGTCTCCTTGTTCACCATTCCCCCCCATCGTGTGCAGGATCAACTTTTGGTTGTCCCTGTTGGCTCTTCCGTGACCTACGAAATCGAGCTTGTCTCAGTTGTAAAT GACAAGCCTCCCCGGCTCATGAGTCAAGCAGAGACCATCGAAGCTGCagctgaaaaggaaaaggagggagacaAACTGTTCAGCTCAAGCAAATTTTTGAGAGCTTACAGGAGATATTACAAG GCCAGGCAGATCATACTCCTGCGCTTTGGACGAGGAGAAACAGATGAAGAAATTAAACAAATGTTGATTTCCCTTACCTTCAAAGCTGCTGAGTGCGCGAATCAGCTTCAACGCTATGAACAAGCATACCACCGCTATCGTGAG ATATTGGAGTATGACCCTGGAAATGTGAAAGCACGGGAAATGACAGGGCGGGCATTCCCTGAAGCATCTCTTGGAATAGACACTGCCGCAATGCATAGGGGCTTGGATCAg CCATTTAGGCCGAAAGAAGAGTTTCGCGTGTGCGGCGGCTACATGACCCCGGAGTTCTCTGAGATGAGACTGAAGCAAGGGCATAAATACCATGGAAGTATAAATATTTTTGTCCCTCCTATCCCAAGACCAGAGACCAATGCAAATCAAGCTGTTCCAGCTGCTCCTACAGGCCACAGGCTCACACACAGCCCTACTACACCTCCAGGTCCAAATAATGAGAAAAGAAACAGAAGCAGTCGTGTTCCAGTCGCTGCCAGGAAGGGGCTAGCTTCTTGCTTCAGATGCATCTCTTCAGATTGTAACTGA
- the LOC4327921 gene encoding UPF0481 protein At3g47200 yields MARLEDMVEARLSVLRGVQSRTNQTFTIFRVPAFLRESSRTSYEPRLVSIGPYYHGAAALRAMEDHKWRYLHDLLSPQGPPEPNHRVPLPPLVSGLSASALVEKMRSLEAEARACYSEQPVDLSSDDFVQMLLLDGCFILEFFRKWRRNQPDVLCDVGWGLTFVISDLLLMENQLPFFVLKKLYVTAFGEQDGQAGNNLLQLLLQYIAGRQVPIRWPNGQVNHILHLYYESFVPQSQRTPQQEQSTTAPRVLPCAVEMSEAGVTFAVRRNSDNGYDVVFDSLRGVMEIPTILIDDAKTPLLANLIAFEQSLGNDEAILLSSYVALMGQLIVTARDVALLRRRGVLENMLANDDDAARFFNHLGDCGAVNHDSHAFVGLYKDVDRYCGTWWRRKTAALRRDYFASPWSAISFVAAAVAVVLAVMQTYFTMFPLKKG; encoded by the coding sequence ATGGCGCGGTTGGAAGATATGGTGGAGGCAAGGTTGAGTGTTCTAAGAGGAGTCCAATCGAGAACGAATCAGACGTTCACCATCTTCCGCGTCCCCGCCTTTCTTCGCGAGAGCAGCCGGACCTCCTACGAGCCGCGCTTGGTGTCCATCGGCCCCTACtaccacggcgccgccgcgctccgcgccATGGAGGACCACAAGTGGCGCTACCTCCACGACCTGCTGTCTCCGCAAGGACCGCCGGAACCCAACCATCGCGTTCCACTTCCACCCCTTGTCTCCGGACTCTCCGCATCCGCCTTGGTTGAGAAGATGCGGTCTCTCGAGGCCGAGGCGCGCGCCTGCTACAGCGAGCAACCCGTCGACCTCAGCTCCGACGACTTCGTCCAGATGCTCCTCCTGGACGGATGCTTCATCCTCGAGTTCTTCCGTAAGTGGCGCAGAAATCAGCCCGATGTGCTATGCGACGTTGGTTGGGGCCTCACGTTCGTCATCTCCGATTTGCTCCTTATGGAGAATCAGCTCCCGTTCTTCGTCCTCAAGAAGTTATATGTTACCGCCTTTGGCGAACAGGATGGCCAGGCCGGAAATAACCTCCTCCAGCTTCTCCTTCAGTACATCGCCGGCCGTCAAGTTCCAATCagatggccgaacgggcaggtCAATCACATCCTACACCTGTACTACGAGAGCTTCGTGCCCCAGAGCCAGCGGACGCCGCAGCAAGAACAGAGTACCACGGCGCCGCGAGTGCTACCGTGCGCCGTCGAGATGAGCGAAGCCGGGGTGACTTTCGCCGTGCGGCGGAACTCAGACAACGGCTACGACGTGGTGTTCGACTCCCTTAGGGGCGTCATGGAGATACCCACCATATTGATCGACGACGCGAAGACGCCGCTGCTCGCGAACCTGATCGCGTTCGAGCAGAGCCTGGGCAACGACGAGGCCATCCTCCTCAGCAgctacgtggcgctgatgggcCAGCTCATCGTCACGGCGCGCGACGTCGCGCTGCTCCGCCGGCGCGGCGTGCTGGAGAACATGCTGGCCAACGACGACGATGCCGCCCGGTTCTTCAACCACCTCGGCGACTGTGGCGCCGTCAACCACGACAGCCACGCCTTCGTCGGGCTCTACAAGGACGTGGACCGCTACTGCGGGACATGgtggcggaggaagacggcggcgctccggcgcgACTACTTCGCCAGCCCGTGGTCGGCCAtctccttcgtcgccgccgcagtcgccgtCGTGCTCGCAGTTATGCAGACCTACTTCACCATGTTTCCATTGAAAAAAGGGTGA